A window of the Bdellovibrio svalbardensis genome harbors these coding sequences:
- the map gene encoding type I methionyl aminopeptidase gives MIVKTQADIEGLQKIGKIVANCLHYMLGKAEPGMTTKELDDLGGAYLELHGARSGPKLAYDFPGFNCISLNQEAAHGVPSDKKIIQKGDMLNIDVSAELNGYYADNGGSMVIPPGTEKDFLLLEATKMALDMAIKDVKAGMPINRIGYNVEQVADKYGFSIIENLGSHGVGKSLHEEPKFIAGFYDKRDKRVLKEGHVITIEPFLSTGAFGVDEEADGWTLVTGPEHRSAQFEHTMIVLKDRALIVTIPDLK, from the coding sequence ATGATCGTTAAAACTCAGGCTGACATTGAAGGGCTCCAAAAAATTGGCAAAATTGTCGCCAACTGTCTTCACTATATGTTGGGAAAAGCCGAACCTGGAATGACCACTAAAGAGTTGGATGATTTGGGCGGCGCTTATTTAGAATTGCATGGAGCTCGCTCGGGACCCAAATTGGCCTACGACTTTCCTGGCTTCAATTGCATCAGCCTCAATCAGGAAGCCGCTCACGGCGTGCCATCCGACAAGAAAATCATCCAAAAGGGCGATATGCTCAATATCGATGTCTCTGCGGAGCTCAATGGCTACTACGCCGACAATGGCGGCTCGATGGTGATTCCGCCTGGAACTGAAAAAGATTTTCTACTGCTTGAAGCCACCAAAATGGCATTGGACATGGCGATTAAAGACGTCAAAGCTGGAATGCCCATCAATCGCATTGGCTACAACGTCGAGCAAGTTGCCGACAAATATGGTTTTAGCATCATTGAGAATTTGGGCAGTCACGGTGTCGGAAAAAGTCTGCATGAAGAGCCAAAATTCATTGCCGGATTTTATGATAAGCGTGACAAACGAGTTCTCAAAGAAGGCCATGTCATTACTATCGAGCCTTTCTTATCAACAGGCGCATTCGGAGTGGACGAGGAAGCCGATGGATGGACTCTGGTGACAGGTCCCGAACATCGTTCAGCGCAATTCGAACACACCATGATCGTTTTGAAAGATCGTGCGCTGATTGTCACGATCCCTGACTTAAAGTAG
- a CDS encoding gamma-glutamyl-gamma-aminobutyrate hydrolase family protein: MNRFIVVALFLMQLIASVSFAEDLRLFEWSPGNTLAPLILPVRATETPEQAAQRYLNGLSKNSDLMELFQGQLPDISLQGFKPLSDETRESRALMIANLPKDYTRNSQRVSNFKTIFQKGGQKSFILPINANLGLSLNETRDLFRMIAEHFPLLVAMGGDDVTPDLYKKENIHSRNTIPARDNFEVQLIKSYVAQEKGFLLGVCRGSQLSSVALGYSLIQDVPTQVGDKVAHGNDWHDIEVVKTKNNLLGSLLTEHSPGGSAKLYVNSLHHQSVIFKEGGPLEIAARAHDGVTEATEFKNGRGLLLQFHPELMNNLLGQKILWNVLQQKNRVMPGRCAKIFSL; this comes from the coding sequence GTGAACAGATTCATCGTGGTCGCCCTATTCTTAATGCAATTGATAGCTTCAGTGAGCTTCGCTGAAGACTTGCGACTTTTTGAATGGTCTCCCGGAAACACTCTGGCTCCGCTGATCCTGCCTGTTCGAGCTACTGAAACCCCGGAACAAGCCGCGCAAAGATATCTGAATGGTCTTTCCAAGAATTCTGATTTGATGGAGCTTTTTCAAGGTCAACTTCCTGACATTTCACTGCAGGGATTTAAACCCTTAAGCGATGAGACCCGTGAGTCGCGAGCTTTGATGATCGCCAACCTCCCCAAGGACTACACTCGCAATTCACAGCGTGTCAGTAACTTTAAGACGATCTTTCAAAAAGGCGGTCAAAAGTCTTTCATTCTGCCTATCAATGCAAATTTGGGTTTGAGCTTAAATGAAACACGGGATCTATTTAGAATGATCGCCGAGCACTTCCCCTTGCTGGTCGCCATGGGCGGCGACGATGTGACTCCTGATCTTTATAAGAAAGAAAACATTCACTCTCGCAATACTATTCCAGCACGCGATAATTTCGAGGTGCAACTGATCAAGTCTTATGTTGCGCAAGAAAAAGGATTTCTGCTGGGAGTTTGCCGAGGTTCGCAGCTTTCGTCGGTTGCGCTGGGTTATTCATTGATTCAAGATGTTCCCACTCAAGTCGGCGACAAAGTGGCTCATGGAAATGACTGGCATGACATCGAAGTGGTGAAGACAAAGAATAATCTCTTGGGAAGTCTGTTGACAGAACATTCCCCAGGAGGTTCTGCCAAACTTTACGTCAATTCTCTCCATCATCAATCGGTCATCTTTAAGGAAGGTGGACCTTTGGAGATCGCGGCCCGAGCCCATGACGGCGTCACCGAAGCGACGGAGTTCAAAAATGGGCGCGGCTTACTTTTACAATTTCATCCCGAGCTGATGAACAATTTGCTGGGTCAGAAAATTCTTTGGAACGTATTGCAACAGAAGAACCGCGTGATGCCGGGACGATGCGCTAAAATATTTAGCTTATAA
- a CDS encoding NAD(P)H-hydrate dehydratase, translating into MKKSDSVVNFGRKSAGRLLPAVSTRDNKARRGRSLLLAGSHNYPGAGVLAARAALRMGSGYVILAQPNIAVSSLENPDFLLCDLNDKRWEELKFDAILVGPGFGVNEFTASVIRRLKELQFEKVILDADALTVCAQENLFPLPRTWIVTPHTGELARCLKVTSEDIDQDREHFVKLAQEKFQCVVLLKGHGTLIRRSARTYKILSGNSALAKAGTGDVLAGMITALRAQGLRPARAALLGAYLHGACADLWVAKGRDSLSLMASDVIEILPEVIHRVRKG; encoded by the coding sequence ATGAAAAAAAGTGATTCAGTTGTTAATTTCGGAAGAAAATCAGCAGGGCGATTGCTGCCTGCAGTCTCAACGAGGGATAACAAAGCCCGCCGTGGACGCAGTCTTTTACTTGCTGGCAGTCATAATTATCCAGGAGCAGGTGTTCTTGCGGCCAGAGCCGCCTTACGCATGGGCAGTGGCTATGTGATATTAGCTCAGCCTAACATCGCCGTCTCTTCTTTGGAAAATCCGGATTTTTTGCTCTGCGATCTCAACGACAAGCGTTGGGAAGAACTGAAGTTTGATGCCATTCTTGTTGGTCCTGGCTTTGGAGTGAATGAGTTCACGGCTTCAGTGATTCGGCGACTTAAAGAACTTCAATTTGAAAAAGTGATTCTAGATGCGGATGCGCTGACCGTCTGTGCCCAAGAAAATCTTTTTCCTCTGCCACGCACTTGGATTGTGACTCCTCATACCGGGGAGCTTGCTCGTTGTTTGAAAGTGACCAGTGAAGACATCGATCAAGATCGCGAGCACTTTGTGAAGTTGGCTCAAGAGAAATTCCAATGTGTTGTTTTGTTGAAAGGTCATGGCACTTTGATCAGAAGATCCGCGCGCACTTATAAAATTCTTTCGGGCAACTCAGCTTTGGCGAAAGCGGGAACCGGGGATGTCTTGGCGGGGATGATCACGGCCTTGCGCGCACAAGGTTTGAGACCCGCAAGAGCCGCCCTTTTAGGAGCCTATCTGCACGGCGCCTGTGCCGATCTTTGGGTGGCAAAGGGGAGGGATTCTCTGTCCCTCATGGCATCGGATGTCATAGAGATCCTGCCGGAGGTGATTCATAGGGTCCGCAAAGGTTGA
- a CDS encoding NUDIX hydrolase produces the protein MSREISLAISSQKPVDLSKDLEKYACVAIILRGPVDNLEIGFIQRAANDSDRWAGQIAFPGGKKEDSDFSDLGAALRETFEEIGIDLLPEELMGRLNDIQARKHGTTLEFFIRPFVFYTEREFTIKLDPAEVADFFWISLNELLNPQRHINYELKRGEVHVELPAISLDRDPPLWGLTYMMAQNLLDVLKQQQLLEAQT, from the coding sequence ATGAGCCGTGAAATCTCTCTCGCCATTAGTTCCCAAAAGCCTGTGGATCTTTCGAAAGATCTGGAGAAGTACGCCTGTGTCGCGATCATCCTGCGCGGCCCCGTGGACAATCTTGAGATCGGCTTCATACAAAGAGCGGCCAATGACAGTGATCGCTGGGCCGGTCAAATTGCCTTTCCCGGCGGAAAAAAAGAAGACTCTGACTTCAGCGATCTAGGCGCAGCCTTGCGGGAAACTTTCGAAGAGATCGGTATTGATCTCCTCCCTGAAGAACTGATGGGTCGCCTGAATGATATTCAAGCACGCAAGCACGGAACGACTTTAGAGTTCTTTATTCGTCCTTTTGTGTTTTATACCGAGCGAGAGTTTACGATTAAATTGGATCCCGCGGAGGTCGCTGACTTTTTCTGGATTTCATTGAATGAGCTTTTAAATCCCCAGCGTCACATAAATTACGAATTGAAACGTGGAGAGGTTCATGTCGAGCTTCCGGCGATTTCTCTGGATCGCGATCCTCCACTTTGGGGACTCACCTACATGATGGCGCAAAACCTATTAGATGTACTGAAACAGCAGCAACTTTTAGAAGCGCAGACTTAA
- a CDS encoding DHA2 family efflux MFS transporter permease subunit: protein MKADFMNTKSKLIVLVAVMASLLEIIDSSIVNVALPTMMGNLGATLEDISMVITGYAIANAIILPVSAWAGERIGRRRYFLGCIGLFTLTSVACGFAPNLYTLIFFRILQGLAGGALLPTSQTLIYEQFPKEKAGTAGAIFGMSVMIGPTLGPTLGGWLTDNFGWRSIFNVNLPMGIIAILIGMACIENPAFATGSKENKKGFDTWGLVLLVLGIGSLQYMLERGESNDWFDSKVISFCAFLTVVCLPLFVWWETKVKDPIMNVRLFKNGIVANGAALQGMLGFFLYGLVFALPVFVAQTFHYDATQTGMLFIPGSIITAMVMPFVGKALGKGVNPKLLISIGFIGVLGTLYAMTLLTPQSSKEQVLHALYIRGFAMAFLFVPINSSILSQFSGITMGQVSGMLNLFRQIGGSIGIAFIGTMMTKTGKQHYADMTNNVTLLDHNTWSAYNQAMSGQKLSTSVGMASKAQIAIRSIYGRVQAQVFVLSFREIMFIIMIVMVFAFVPLYLLKFKEKTTKIVDSH from the coding sequence ATGAAAGCTGACTTTATGAATACGAAATCCAAATTGATAGTGCTGGTTGCTGTGATGGCTTCGCTGCTCGAGATTATCGACAGCTCCATCGTCAACGTAGCCTTGCCGACCATGATGGGTAACTTAGGGGCCACGCTGGAAGATATCAGTATGGTCATCACCGGTTACGCGATTGCCAATGCCATCATTCTTCCCGTGTCCGCGTGGGCGGGGGAGCGCATTGGTCGACGTAGATACTTTTTGGGCTGTATCGGCTTGTTCACACTCACCTCTGTTGCCTGTGGTTTTGCTCCCAATCTTTACACATTGATTTTCTTCCGGATCCTCCAAGGCTTGGCGGGTGGAGCTCTTCTGCCGACTTCGCAAACTTTGATTTACGAGCAATTCCCGAAAGAAAAAGCGGGCACTGCCGGAGCGATCTTCGGTATGTCTGTGATGATCGGGCCGACATTAGGGCCGACATTGGGTGGCTGGCTGACAGATAACTTCGGCTGGAGATCCATTTTCAACGTCAACTTACCAATGGGAATCATCGCGATTCTGATCGGTATGGCTTGTATTGAAAATCCTGCGTTTGCAACTGGCAGCAAAGAAAACAAAAAAGGCTTCGACACGTGGGGTTTGGTCTTGCTGGTCTTGGGTATTGGTTCGTTGCAGTACATGCTCGAGCGTGGGGAATCGAATGACTGGTTCGACTCTAAAGTGATTTCATTCTGTGCATTCTTGACGGTTGTCTGTCTGCCACTGTTTGTTTGGTGGGAAACGAAAGTCAAAGATCCTATTATGAACGTGAGACTGTTCAAGAATGGAATCGTGGCAAACGGCGCGGCTTTGCAGGGGATGCTTGGATTTTTCCTTTACGGTCTGGTCTTCGCACTTCCGGTTTTTGTCGCGCAGACTTTCCACTACGATGCCACTCAAACAGGGATGCTCTTTATTCCCGGATCGATCATCACCGCGATGGTGATGCCATTTGTCGGTAAGGCCTTGGGCAAAGGCGTGAATCCAAAGCTTCTGATCTCGATCGGTTTCATCGGTGTGTTAGGAACTTTGTATGCGATGACTCTACTGACGCCGCAGTCGTCAAAAGAACAGGTGTTGCACGCTCTGTACATCCGCGGATTTGCAATGGCCTTCTTGTTTGTTCCGATCAACTCTTCGATTTTGTCGCAGTTCTCGGGGATCACCATGGGGCAGGTATCTGGGATGCTCAATCTATTCCGTCAAATTGGCGGAAGTATTGGGATTGCCTTCATTGGTACGATGATGACCAAAACCGGAAAGCAGCATTACGCTGACATGACCAACAACGTGACTCTGCTTGATCACAACACTTGGTCTGCCTATAACCAGGCGATGAGTGGTCAAAAGCTTTCGACCAGTGTCGGGATGGCTTCTAAAGCGCAGATCGCGATTCGCAGTATTTATGGGCGTGTGCAGGCGCAGGTTTTCGTTCTGAGTTTTAGAGAAATCATGTTTATCATTATGATTGTGATGGTGTTTGCTTTCGTTCCTTTGTACTTGCTGAAGTTCAAAGAGAAAACAACGAAGATCGTAGACTCGCACTAA
- a CDS encoding TCR/Tet family MFS transporter, translated as MTKSFNKAASVRFIFATIFLDALGIGLLVPVFPEVIRRFGHDPSFVNHYFGYFISVYALMQFLASPILGSLSDRYGRRPVLLVSLLGAGLDYILMALAPTMGIMFVGRVISGLTGASMTVASSYMADISDDSNRSANFGMIGAAFGLGFIIGPGLGGLLGQYSYQAPFIAAAVLNLLNFAFGYFILPESLPENHRRKILLGKLNPFHSLLKILKPSAIGILVWVYMLLYLAGQSHPSIWTLYTQYKFNWTPFQVGLSLSAVGVMIAIGQGYLTRIVIPKWGEVKSLKFGAWVNVLSYFLFGAANQAWMMYAILPLNALSSIAGPALQSLISKNTPPQEQGELQGSLISIASLTAIIGPLCYTDIFARFTVPGSSFIYPGMPYIFASFLCLMSLLLMFVAKRKGAKL; from the coding sequence ATGACAAAAAGTTTTAACAAAGCAGCCAGCGTACGATTTATTTTTGCGACCATTTTTTTAGATGCTTTGGGGATTGGATTATTAGTGCCAGTCTTTCCAGAAGTTATTCGTCGATTTGGTCATGATCCTTCTTTTGTGAATCACTACTTTGGTTATTTCATTTCTGTGTATGCATTAATGCAATTTTTAGCGTCGCCGATTTTGGGTTCATTGTCGGATCGTTATGGGCGACGTCCTGTCTTGTTGGTGTCTTTGCTGGGAGCCGGTTTAGATTATATTTTGATGGCACTGGCTCCCACCATGGGAATTATGTTTGTCGGAAGAGTTATTTCTGGTTTGACCGGAGCCAGTATGACGGTTGCCAGCTCTTACATGGCAGATATTTCTGATGATTCCAATCGTTCCGCCAACTTCGGTATGATTGGTGCTGCCTTTGGTTTGGGTTTTATCATTGGCCCAGGATTAGGTGGATTGTTGGGGCAATATAGCTATCAAGCCCCATTTATCGCTGCGGCGGTTTTGAATCTTCTGAACTTTGCGTTTGGATACTTTATTCTGCCAGAATCCCTGCCTGAGAATCATCGTCGCAAGATTTTGCTGGGAAAGTTGAATCCCTTTCATTCTTTGCTGAAAATTTTAAAACCTTCTGCGATCGGCATTTTGGTTTGGGTTTATATGTTGCTGTATCTGGCTGGGCAGTCGCATCCAAGCATCTGGACATTGTACACCCAGTACAAATTCAACTGGACACCTTTTCAAGTGGGGCTGTCTTTGTCAGCAGTCGGTGTCATGATTGCAATCGGTCAAGGATACTTGACCCGAATTGTGATCCCTAAATGGGGTGAGGTGAAGTCTTTGAAGTTCGGCGCCTGGGTGAATGTTCTTTCGTATTTTCTTTTCGGTGCCGCCAATCAGGCCTGGATGATGTATGCAATTTTGCCTTTGAATGCGCTTTCCAGTATTGCAGGTCCTGCACTGCAATCCCTGATTTCTAAAAATACGCCTCCGCAGGAACAAGGGGAGTTGCAAGGAAGCTTGATCTCAATTGCCAGTTTGACTGCGATCATAGGGCCTTTGTGTTACACCGATATTTTTGCGCGATTCACTGTGCCCGGCAGTTCATTTATTTACCCGGGCATGCCCTATATCTTTGCGTCGTTCTTATGTCTGATGAGTTTGTTGTTGATGTTTGTCGCGAAAAGAAAAGGTGCGAAGCTTTAG
- the trhA gene encoding PAQR family membrane homeostasis protein TrhA, whose translation MYHGERFNSISHLIGAVLALIGASVLVTLATLQGDSWKIISVSVYGGMLVLLYTISTLYHSLRGPVKKIFQKLDHISIYLLIAGTYTPFTLITLRGPWGWWLFGINWSLAAIGILYELTLSHRTRTPSLIIYLVMGWLIVVALKPLTSLLPVHGVFWLILGGLFYTSGVGFFLYDEKVRHFHGIWHLFVLGGSISQYFCILFYLI comes from the coding sequence ATCTATCACGGTGAACGATTCAACAGTATCAGTCACTTGATCGGAGCCGTTCTGGCTTTGATCGGCGCCTCTGTCCTGGTCACCCTGGCGACTTTGCAGGGAGATTCCTGGAAAATCATTAGTGTGAGTGTTTACGGCGGAATGCTGGTTTTGCTTTATACGATCTCGACCCTTTATCACAGCCTGCGTGGACCTGTGAAAAAAATCTTCCAAAAGCTCGATCATATTTCGATCTATCTTTTGATTGCAGGAACATACACTCCATTTACTTTGATCACCTTACGAGGTCCCTGGGGTTGGTGGCTTTTCGGAATCAACTGGTCTCTGGCAGCAATTGGTATTCTCTATGAACTGACTTTATCCCATCGCACACGCACCCCGTCTTTAATCATTTATCTCGTGATGGGCTGGCTGATCGTCGTCGCATTGAAACCACTGACTTCGCTTCTTCCTGTTCACGGTGTTTTCTGGTTAATTCTAGGTGGATTGTTTTATACTTCTGGAGTTGGGTTCTTTCTTTATGATGAAAAAGTCCGCCACTTTCATGGCATCTGGCATTTATTTGTGCTGGGTGGAAGTATCTCACAGTATTTTTGCATTTTATTTTATCTGATTTAG
- a CDS encoding HlyD family secretion protein: MEKLKGKRKQVMTAGGILGAIVIAVFGWYEWSHVSTDNAQIQAHTLMLSSKVSGIVMEVLVQENDSVKEGQVLARIDSKDYNNSLRQIEAELESAKVKFRDAETNYRRMNELFKKSVVSRQQYDTAEATYRELNKRVVAIQAQVAQAQLNASYTEIKAPSDGRIARKAVEPGMVIPVGQPLFGFVDSSLRWVTANFKETEITNIAKGKPVKIEVDALPGSDFHGEVESMSPSTGAVFSLLPPDNATGNFTKVVQRVPVRIKLLNLTPADIEKLQAGLSANVTVRVH, from the coding sequence ATGGAAAAACTCAAAGGCAAACGCAAACAGGTCATGACCGCAGGTGGTATTCTAGGTGCGATCGTGATTGCTGTCTTCGGTTGGTACGAATGGTCTCATGTCTCCACCGATAATGCGCAAATCCAGGCTCACACTTTGATGCTTTCCTCAAAAGTCTCAGGAATTGTGATGGAAGTTCTTGTGCAAGAAAATGATTCCGTAAAAGAGGGGCAGGTTCTGGCACGTATCGACAGCAAGGACTACAACAACTCCCTTCGCCAGATCGAAGCTGAGCTGGAGTCAGCGAAAGTAAAATTCCGCGATGCTGAAACGAACTATCGCCGTATGAATGAGCTTTTCAAAAAAAGCGTGGTATCTCGCCAGCAATATGACACAGCAGAAGCAACTTACCGTGAGTTGAACAAACGTGTGGTGGCGATTCAGGCCCAGGTGGCACAAGCGCAACTGAATGCCAGCTATACCGAGATCAAAGCGCCTTCCGATGGTCGCATCGCACGTAAAGCCGTAGAGCCGGGAATGGTGATTCCGGTGGGCCAGCCTTTGTTCGGCTTCGTCGACTCTTCACTTCGTTGGGTGACAGCGAACTTTAAAGAGACCGAGATCACGAATATCGCCAAAGGCAAACCGGTAAAAATTGAAGTGGATGCGCTTCCAGGTTCTGATTTCCACGGTGAAGTGGAAAGCATGAGCCCAAGCACCGGCGCCGTGTTTTCTTTGCTTCCTCCAGACAATGCGACGGGCAACTTTACGAAAGTGGTTCAACGCGTTCCTGTCAGAATCAAGCTTTTGAATCTAACTCCGGCAGATATTGAAAAATTGCAGGCGGGCTTGTCTGCGAACGTGACCGTTAGAGTTCACTAG
- a CDS encoding MarR family winged helix-turn-helix transcriptional regulator translates to MAKLFLTTLPSQEDIQASSCSLYPDADPASLYTNLLFRKAATDVEIHYDNYFAKYDLSPGRFTLLLLLKKKPEGMMPSELAQKVGVTQATISGLINSLEKAQLVARETHEKDGRAFVIKLTSQGQGLLDKIAPDWYPRVMKFWSVFNEEEKNLLNGMLDKMIQNIHLLK, encoded by the coding sequence ATGGCTAAATTGTTTCTAACTACTTTGCCCTCCCAAGAAGATATCCAAGCCTCGAGCTGCTCACTTTATCCCGATGCAGATCCGGCGTCACTTTACACAAATCTACTGTTTCGTAAGGCTGCCACTGACGTTGAAATTCATTACGACAACTACTTTGCAAAGTACGATCTGTCCCCAGGCCGCTTTACCCTACTTCTTCTGCTTAAGAAGAAACCTGAAGGCATGATGCCGTCGGAACTCGCACAAAAGGTGGGGGTCACCCAAGCGACGATTTCTGGTCTGATTAACAGCCTCGAGAAAGCACAACTTGTTGCAAGGGAGACTCATGAAAAAGACGGCCGAGCTTTTGTCATTAAGCTCACTTCCCAAGGTCAGGGTCTTTTGGACAAGATCGCACCGGATTGGTACCCACGAGTCATGAAATTCTGGAGTGTGTTTAATGAAGAGGAAAAAAATCTTCTGAATGGCATGCTTGATAAAATGATTCAGAACATTCACTTATTGAAATAA
- the nrdG gene encoding anaerobic ribonucleoside-triphosphate reductase activating protein — protein sequence MNIYKYDIVYQEVPHHISLALYVCGCPLQCPGCHSPELWTEKTGTPLTREGLLSLLNKYCDRISCVLFLGGEWHEQELVSLLQVAREQSLLTALYTGLDVVSPELEKHLDFLKTGPWRRELGGLASPNTNQIFRDLRNGQILNHLFQTNSKETSL from the coding sequence ATGAACATCTACAAGTACGACATCGTTTATCAGGAAGTTCCCCATCATATTTCTTTGGCGCTTTATGTTTGCGGCTGTCCTTTACAATGCCCCGGTTGTCACTCCCCCGAACTCTGGACTGAAAAAACAGGAACCCCTCTAACCAGGGAGGGGCTCTTATCTTTGCTCAACAAATATTGTGACCGCATCAGCTGCGTGCTCTTTCTCGGTGGTGAATGGCACGAGCAGGAACTCGTCAGTCTACTGCAAGTAGCGCGAGAACAAAGTCTTCTCACTGCGCTTTATACGGGATTGGACGTCGTTTCCCCCGAGTTGGAAAAGCATCTGGATTTCTTGAAGACGGGCCCCTGGCGCCGCGAGCTCGGCGGCTTGGCATCCCCCAACACGAATCAAATCTTTCGAGACCTGCGCAATGGCCAGATTCTCAATCATCTATTTCAAACTAACAGCAAGGAGACATCTTTATGA
- a CDS encoding TolC family protein, giving the protein MKSVKVLILSAVCVFVQAAGSAELSLSDSLKVAEESSPQVRKADAVKDEAKWKKVESFSVFLPKLNVIGSHLLDEKFMRQQVTIGGPPTTILLIQPYTIWSARADWMFFDFLANYDSYRANSLVADATQKEADWARFQVRQQTKMQFYKALSAVELEKVANQNVKTLQEHLDRAKAFRQSGAGTNFDVLRVEVQLNEAQSEKLNSEDNTILARQNLLNNLGVEDEGQTVTGDLPVPSAKKVSGLQKPTTIERLDYLATQDRELSAHKAHLAAYKHWLPKFSLFGQADYYNNISKGIDDQDYNNAYQVGLAMTWNAFDGFGSSARSAQADARQVQAVETTRQARLKSNYDFDFWKRRYLYSASLYQAKLVDVEKAQESVRLATQSFKAGTRTSSEVLDAELDLFRARAGVVNAQVNAAEALVNLELAIGKEL; this is encoded by the coding sequence ATGAAAAGCGTAAAAGTATTGATCCTCTCAGCAGTTTGCGTTTTCGTTCAAGCTGCGGGTTCTGCAGAGTTGTCGCTCTCCGACTCCCTGAAAGTTGCCGAGGAAAGTTCCCCCCAAGTTCGCAAGGCTGACGCCGTAAAAGACGAAGCTAAATGGAAAAAGGTTGAATCCTTTTCGGTCTTTCTTCCAAAACTGAATGTTATTGGCTCACATCTTCTTGATGAAAAATTCATGCGCCAGCAGGTCACAATTGGGGGACCTCCGACGACCATTTTATTGATCCAGCCTTATACGATCTGGTCAGCCCGTGCTGATTGGATGTTTTTTGATTTTTTGGCAAATTACGATAGCTACAGAGCGAACTCTTTGGTGGCCGATGCCACTCAGAAAGAAGCGGACTGGGCGCGTTTTCAAGTAAGACAGCAGACAAAGATGCAATTCTATAAGGCGCTTTCGGCTGTTGAGCTTGAAAAAGTGGCGAATCAAAACGTCAAGACTTTGCAAGAACATCTCGATCGGGCCAAAGCTTTCCGTCAGAGCGGTGCCGGCACAAATTTCGATGTCCTGCGTGTGGAAGTTCAGTTGAATGAAGCGCAGTCTGAAAAGTTGAACTCTGAAGACAACACTATTTTGGCCAGACAAAACCTATTGAACAACTTGGGTGTTGAGGATGAAGGTCAAACTGTGACCGGTGATTTGCCGGTTCCAAGTGCGAAAAAAGTTTCTGGCTTGCAAAAGCCTACAACAATTGAGCGTCTGGATTACTTGGCAACTCAAGACCGTGAGCTCAGTGCACACAAAGCTCACTTGGCAGCGTACAAACACTGGCTGCCAAAATTCTCATTATTTGGTCAGGCGGACTACTACAACAACATCAGTAAAGGCATTGATGATCAGGACTATAACAATGCTTATCAAGTGGGTCTTGCGATGACTTGGAATGCCTTCGATGGTTTTGGTTCTTCCGCACGATCGGCACAGGCGGATGCACGTCAGGTGCAAGCGGTTGAGACCACTCGCCAGGCTCGTCTGAAAAGCAATTATGACTTTGATTTCTGGAAGCGTCGTTATCTTTATTCGGCCTCTTTGTATCAGGCAAAGTTGGTGGATGTAGAGAAAGCTCAAGAAAGTGTTCGTTTGGCCACTCAATCATTTAAAGCGGGAACGCGCACAAGTTCTGAAGTTTTGGATGCCGAGTTGGATTTGTTCAGAGCCCGCGCCGGCGTCGTGAACGCTCAGGTGAATGCGGCAGAAGCTTTGGTGAATTTGGAATTAGCTATAGGGAAGGAATTGTAA
- a CDS encoding Crp/Fnr family transcriptional regulator, translating into MQKRHIDNCPICSTQEEAVTEQILSVIQKKSYAKNAVIFEPEENTHGLFLVIKGSVKISKISANGKEIVLGLLGPGKTFGESSLLGQDRQEDSATASEATDLLYIPKGSFQTIIQQNPQLYQSVVASLVRWMSNLNQIIENINTPSARDRVWSYLCRLKNDQPHPLIQLDGKKHEVALMLGLRPETFSRILSDLEAEGKIKMNHRQIQFLES; encoded by the coding sequence ATGCAAAAGCGACATATAGATAACTGTCCGATCTGTTCCACTCAAGAAGAGGCCGTGACTGAACAAATACTCTCGGTCATTCAAAAAAAGAGCTACGCAAAAAACGCCGTGATCTTCGAACCAGAAGAGAACACTCATGGACTTTTTTTGGTTATCAAAGGCAGCGTAAAAATCTCCAAGATCTCCGCGAATGGAAAAGAAATTGTTCTCGGCTTACTTGGGCCGGGAAAAACATTCGGCGAAAGCAGTTTGCTGGGACAGGATAGACAAGAGGATTCAGCGACAGCCTCAGAAGCCACGGATTTGCTCTACATTCCGAAAGGAAGTTTTCAGACAATTATTCAACAAAACCCTCAGCTCTATCAATCTGTGGTCGCCTCACTGGTCAGATGGATGTCCAACCTCAATCAGATCATTGAAAACATCAACACGCCTTCTGCGCGAGACCGTGTTTGGAGCTATCTCTGTCGATTAAAAAACGACCAGCCTCATCCGCTCATCCAGCTCGATGGAAAAAAGCATGAAGTTGCTTTGATGCTTGGCTTGCGTCCTGAAACCTTCTCGAGAATTTTATCGGACTTGGAAGCTGAAGGAAAAATTAAGATGAACCACCGGCAGATTCAATTTCTTGAGTCCTAA